The following are encoded together in the Salvelinus fontinalis isolate EN_2023a chromosome 38, ASM2944872v1, whole genome shotgun sequence genome:
- the iffo1b gene encoding non-homologous end joining factor IFFO1 isoform X3, with translation MPDLQRFSFPYHSMNPLLGANSLLQHQQQQNQGGQSHPDSPSGLLPESVFGSLDPTSFFLGDHPGLGTETLPGFDFTTPSQAYLHLNHNNHSYHRSVPQPPAAMALRNDLGSNISVLKTLNLRFRCFLAKVHELERRNKILEKQLQQALDAKNSCDGSCSESARRAHTQETGVQTGFVGTIPLRPGSLPFQNTNNSARRPTTLFTPALNTVLTLESNNKAGTNPTEPNKNPTITVSLSTPTIDSPAGSNSITNGKTVFSTSTGTGTPTNPPPRFLPGTIWSYNHTRKLGSGVETRVTSPGVSWVQPDGVGVQIDTITPEIRALYNVLAKVKRERDEYKRRWEEEYTVRVDMQQKMEDLQEDLQESEGCQDELAVRVQQLKAELVLFKGLMSNNMSDLDSKIQEKAMKVDMDICRRIDITARLCDVAQQRNCEDVIQMYQVSNTQSAINCRPRKQTPLSVNSSEGDETISTSESDGGLPREEELCGSSANQINEEMQRMLNQLRECEFEDDCDSLAWEETEETLLLWEDFPGCTLAPETTHQPGEQEDQCLEKVINDTEDLFKSREKEYQETIDQIEYDLATAKSDMNRHLHEYMEMCSMKRGLDVQMETCRRLITQSGDNKPGSPVAVAGEESVDQAEKEGTTASPPLSNSPPRS, from the exons ATGCCAGATCTGCAGCGCTTTAGTTTTCCATACCATAGCATGAATCCTTTGTTAGGGGCGAACTCGCTTCTCCAACATCAACAGCAGCAGAACCAAGGAGGACAGAGTCATCCGGATTCCCCCTCAGGCCTTCTGCCCGAATCCGTCTTCGGCTCGCTCGACCCGACGTCCTTCTTCCTGGGCGACCATCCCGGACTGGGTACGGAGACTCTGCCAGGGTTCGATTTCACCACACCCTCACAAGCTTACCTGCATCTGAACCATAATAACCACTCGTATCACCGGTCTGTGCCTCAACCTCCTGCGGCGATGGCCCTGAGGAACGACCTGGGCTCCAATATCAGTGTCCTAAAGACTCTGAACTTACGGTTCCGATGCTTTCTGGCCAAAGTGCATGAACTTGAGCGAAGGAATAAGATTTTGGAGAAACAACTACAACAGGCGTTGGATGCGAAGAACAGCTGTGATGGAAGTTGTTCTGAAAGCGCTAGACGGGCCCATACCCAAGAAACGGGTGTACAGACCGGGTTTGTGGGAACTATCCCGCTCAGGCCCGGGTCACTCCCGTTCCAAAACACCAACAACTCCGCGAGACGACCCACTACCCTCTTCACACCTGCCCTCAACACTGTCCTCACGCTTGAGTCCAACAACAAAGCTGGAACAAACCCCACCGAACCGAATAAGAATCCGACCATCACGGTAAGCCTATCAACCCCGACAATCGACTCTCCAGCTGGGTCCAATTCAATCACCAACGGGAAAACGGTTTTCAGTACCAGTACTGGCACTGGAACCCCCACCAACCCGCCTCCCCGGTTCCTCCCCGGTACTATCTGGTCCTACAACCATACCCGCAAGCTCGGTTCTGGCGTGGAGACGCGCGTCACCAGCCCGGGTGTGTCCTGGGTCCAGCCGGACGGGGTCGGGGTCCAGATTGATACCATTACCCCGGAGATCAGAGCCCTGTACAACGTCCTGGCCAAAgtcaagagggagagagacgagtaCAAACGCAG GTGGGAGGAGGAGTACACTGTCAGAGTGGACATGCAGCAGAAGATGGAAGACCTACAGGAG GACCTCCAGGAGAGTGAGGGCTGTCAGGATGAGTTGGCTGTCAGAGTACAGCAGCTGAAGGCTGAACTGGTGCTCTTCAAAGGCCTCATGAGCAAC AACATGTCTGATCTGGACAGTAAAATCCAGGAGAAGGCCATGAAGGTGGACATGGACATCTGTAGACGCATCGACATCACGGCTCGCCTGTGTGACGTGGCCCAGCAGAGGAACTGTGAGGATGTCATCCAGATGTATCAg GTCTCTAACACCCAGTCTGCCATCAACTGTCGCCCCCGGAAACAGACCCCGCTGTCCGTCAACAGTAGTGAGGGTGATGAGACTATCAGCACCTCGGAGAGCGATGGGGGCCTGCCCAGAGAGGAGGAGCTCTGTGGCTCGTCAGCCAATCAGATCAACGAGGAAATGCAGAGGATGCTCAACCAGCT GCGGGAGTGTGAGTTTGAAGATGACTGTGACAGCTTGGCctgggaggagacagaggagactctGCTGCTGTGGGAGGACTTCCCAGGATGCACTCTGGCTCCAGAGACCACCCACCAGCCAGGAGAG caggAAGACCAGTGTCTGGAGAAGGTGATTAATGACACTGAGGACTTATTCAAATCCAGGGAGAAAGAATACCAAGAGACCATCGATCAGATTGAG TATGACTTGGCTACAGCTAAGAGTGATATGAACCGTCACCTACATGAATACATGGAGATGTGTTCTATGAAGAGAGGCCTGGATGTACAGATGGAGACCTGCAGGAGACTCATCACCCAGAGTGGGGACAA TAAGCCTGGCTCTCCTGTGGCTGTGGCTGGTGAGGAGAGCGTTGACCAGGCAGAGAAGGAAGGGACAACAGCATCACCtcctctctccaactctcctccCAGATCATGA